In the genome of Corallococcus soli, one region contains:
- a CDS encoding PQQ-dependent sugar dehydrogenase — MRNGLLTATFATLLLSAAHEAEAQTARPPTKQEGNLAPGRGGDSQQSVPRQGAAPPGAPVETAPLNVPEFKPAFPGQTRAPAVKTRTPLVVTEVAAGFNKPWAIAFLPDGRFLVTEKPTGSLLIVTADGKKSPPVAGLPKVDGRGQGGLLDVEVGPDYAKSGLIYWTYYEPREGGNGLAVARARLVDGPKPRIEGLQIIFRMQPTLESTLHAGGRLVFTPDGKLFVTLGERSVLKGRVQAQDLKSDFGKVVRILPDGSIPKDNPFVGKKDARPEIWSSGHRNILSAALDAQQRLWVVEMGPRGGDELNRPEAGKDYGWPTIGYGEEYSGEPIHKTTQASGMEQPVYYWDPVISPSGLTIYSGALFPEWKGNFFIGGLSSQALVRLVMKDDRVVGEERLLTERNARIREVVQGPDGALYVLTDDSNGRLWKLTPGATPPGRAP; from the coding sequence ATGCGCAATGGACTCCTGACCGCGACCTTCGCCACCCTCCTGCTGAGCGCCGCCCACGAAGCGGAGGCGCAGACGGCCCGGCCTCCGACGAAACAGGAAGGCAACCTGGCGCCGGGGCGTGGTGGCGACAGTCAGCAGTCCGTGCCGCGCCAGGGGGCCGCCCCTCCGGGCGCGCCCGTGGAGACGGCGCCGCTCAACGTCCCGGAGTTCAAGCCCGCGTTCCCCGGGCAGACGCGCGCGCCCGCGGTGAAGACGCGCACGCCGCTCGTGGTGACGGAGGTCGCCGCGGGCTTCAACAAGCCCTGGGCCATCGCCTTCCTTCCGGATGGCCGCTTCCTCGTCACGGAGAAGCCCACCGGCTCGCTCCTCATCGTCACCGCCGACGGCAAGAAGTCCCCCCCGGTGGCGGGCCTCCCCAAGGTGGACGGCCGGGGACAGGGCGGGCTGCTCGACGTGGAGGTGGGGCCCGACTACGCGAAGAGCGGGCTCATCTACTGGACCTATTACGAGCCTCGCGAGGGCGGCAACGGGCTGGCGGTGGCGCGCGCGCGACTGGTGGACGGCCCGAAGCCGCGCATCGAGGGCCTCCAGATCATCTTCCGCATGCAGCCCACGCTGGAGTCCACGCTGCACGCGGGCGGACGACTCGTCTTCACGCCGGACGGCAAGCTCTTCGTCACGCTCGGCGAGCGCTCCGTCCTCAAGGGCCGCGTCCAGGCGCAGGACCTCAAGAGCGACTTCGGCAAGGTCGTCCGCATCCTCCCGGACGGGTCCATCCCCAAGGACAATCCCTTCGTGGGCAAGAAGGACGCCCGTCCGGAGATCTGGTCCTCCGGACACCGCAACATCCTCTCCGCCGCGCTGGACGCCCAGCAGCGGCTCTGGGTCGTGGAGATGGGACCGCGCGGAGGCGACGAGCTCAACCGTCCCGAGGCCGGCAAGGACTACGGCTGGCCCACTATTGGCTATGGCGAGGAGTACTCGGGCGAGCCCATCCACAAGACGACGCAGGCCTCCGGCATGGAGCAGCCTGTCTATTATTGGGATCCGGTCATCTCGCCCTCGGGGCTCACCATCTATTCAGGGGCGCTGTTCCCGGAGTGGAAGGGGAACTTCTTCATTGGCGGCCTGTCCAGCCAGGCGCTCGTGCGGCTCGTCATGAAGGACGACCGCGTGGTCGGCGAGGAGCGCCTGCTCACGGAGCGCAACGCGCGGATCCGCGAGGTGGTCCAGGGGCCCGACGGCGCGCTCTACGTCCTTACGGACGACTCGAACGGCCGCCTGTGGAAGCTCACGCCCGGGGCCACTCCGCCGGGCCGAGCCCCCTGA
- a CDS encoding M28 family peptidase, giving the protein MRTRPFPFAALVLFAALSAAAQTAPSPLGPVSPTTGLVLRDDVVRALIQESSGDRIHDGVQRIALVSRDSQDGYAEAAAWTMAAARAAGLQDVRAEAMKDGPQWRATHGELWGAGPHRYRVTSYADLPMSLAGGSGSFEGAGLELVDVGTGARDAEYAGKDLKGKVALTRGHPAAALQTAVAKLGAVGVVSSYSTPSWNAPHRMDGDFPDQVGWAHVPPGLVPQGRSAPFVFMISDRQGRELRTQLEAGPVKVDVSVATEAPTGHLSIVSGVIPGTLAGEEVVLTAHLDHYKPGADDNASGAATLLELVRTYTTLIRRGVLPPPVRTLRVLWLPEFEGTREWFSLHGAEPVRRVAQFNFDMLGASLTRAHSRFMVSYTPDWNGSFVNAVSESTVAFMNRFNGVAYPPRKDFRIGSVTGSNDPMDGHMERYSRGSDHQLFNDHGIPGVAFSTWPDDGYHTSGDRPEFVDPTQLHRSAFVALASITVAAWAEGAGALELARLVSVHGVRRVAEDEFRARGALASAPVAELADTARLARAGVRAGYQRERDALRSCVPLGAPAAAVQPLIKALETAESQALKRVETDAKARGGSLREPAPGEAERRARAFVPRRVKGQELASFDGVARRAGAEAQPRAAVVKAAMTAAATALRARGEGELRFYQLADALASYADGKRSVADIRDAAHAEYGHVFPVEALVELFGLLEQGGVMTRNR; this is encoded by the coding sequence ATGCGCACCCGCCCGTTCCCCTTCGCCGCCCTCGTCCTGTTCGCCGCGCTCAGCGCCGCCGCCCAGACGGCCCCGTCGCCGCTGGGGCCCGTGTCGCCCACCACCGGTCTGGTGTTGCGGGACGACGTGGTGCGGGCCCTCATCCAGGAGAGCTCCGGCGACCGCATCCACGACGGCGTGCAGCGGATCGCCCTCGTCTCCCGGGACTCGCAGGACGGCTACGCCGAGGCGGCGGCGTGGACGATGGCCGCCGCCCGGGCCGCGGGGCTCCAGGACGTGCGCGCGGAGGCGATGAAGGACGGCCCCCAGTGGCGCGCCACCCATGGCGAGCTGTGGGGGGCCGGTCCCCACCGCTACCGGGTGACGTCCTACGCCGACCTGCCCATGTCCCTGGCGGGTGGCAGCGGCAGCTTCGAGGGCGCGGGCCTGGAGCTGGTCGACGTGGGCACGGGCGCCCGGGACGCGGAGTACGCAGGCAAGGACCTGAAGGGCAAGGTGGCGCTCACCCGGGGCCATCCCGCGGCCGCCCTGCAGACCGCGGTGGCGAAGCTCGGCGCCGTGGGCGTGGTGTCGTCGTATTCAACGCCGTCCTGGAACGCCCCCCACCGCATGGACGGCGACTTCCCGGATCAGGTGGGCTGGGCCCATGTCCCGCCGGGGTTGGTGCCGCAGGGCAGGAGCGCACCCTTCGTGTTCATGATCTCCGACCGGCAGGGACGCGAGCTGCGCACCCAGTTGGAGGCGGGCCCGGTGAAGGTGGACGTGAGCGTGGCCACGGAAGCGCCCACGGGACACCTCAGCATCGTCAGCGGCGTCATCCCCGGCACCCTCGCCGGGGAGGAGGTCGTCCTCACCGCGCACCTGGACCACTACAAGCCCGGGGCGGACGACAACGCGTCGGGAGCGGCCACGTTGCTGGAGCTGGTGCGCACGTACACCACGCTCATCCGCCGGGGCGTGCTGCCGCCGCCGGTGCGCACCCTGCGCGTGCTGTGGCTGCCGGAGTTCGAGGGCACCCGTGAATGGTTCTCCCTCCACGGCGCGGAGCCGGTGCGGCGGGTGGCCCAGTTCAACTTCGACATGCTCGGCGCCAGCCTGACCCGCGCCCACTCGCGCTTCATGGTGTCGTACACCCCGGACTGGAATGGCAGCTTCGTGAACGCCGTGTCCGAGTCCACGGTGGCCTTCATGAACCGCTTCAACGGCGTGGCCTACCCGCCGCGAAAGGACTTCCGCATTGGCTCCGTCACCGGATCGAATGACCCGATGGACGGCCACATGGAGCGCTACAGCCGGGGCTCCGACCACCAGCTCTTCAACGACCACGGCATCCCTGGCGTTGCGTTCTCCACCTGGCCGGATGACGGCTACCACACCAGCGGCGACCGGCCGGAGTTCGTGGACCCCACCCAGCTGCACCGCTCGGCGTTCGTGGCGCTGGCCTCCATCACCGTCGCCGCCTGGGCGGAGGGCGCGGGCGCCCTGGAGCTGGCGCGCCTGGTGTCGGTGCACGGCGTGCGGCGCGTGGCGGAGGACGAGTTCCGGGCCCGCGGCGCCCTGGCCTCGGCGCCCGTCGCGGAGCTGGCGGACACCGCCCGCCTGGCCCGCGCCGGGGTGCGCGCGGGCTACCAGCGCGAGCGCGACGCCCTGCGCTCCTGCGTCCCCCTGGGCGCGCCCGCCGCGGCGGTGCAGCCCTTGATCAAGGCGCTGGAGACCGCCGAGTCCCAGGCCCTGAAGCGCGTGGAGACGGACGCCAAGGCGCGCGGGGGCTCCCTTCGCGAGCCCGCGCCTGGCGAGGCCGAGCGCCGGGCGCGGGCCTTCGTTCCGCGCCGCGTGAAGGGCCAGGAGCTGGCCTCGTTCGACGGGGTGGCGCGCCGTGCGGGGGCAGAGGCCCAGCCCCGGGCGGCCGTGGTGAAGGCCGCCATGACCGCGGCGGCCACGGCCCTGCGAGCGCGAGGGGAGGGCGAGCTGCGCTTCTACCAACTGGCTGACGCGCTCGCGAGCTACGCCGACGGCAAGCGCTCCGTGGCGGACATCCGCGACGCGGCCCACGCGGAGTACGGCCACGTCTTCCCCGTGGAGGCGCTCGTGGAGCTCTTCGGCCTGCTGGAGCAGGGCGGCGTCATGACGCGCAACCGCTGA
- a CDS encoding ester cyclase: MITEQVRKARQKLVLNHFHDEVKQDWDAVLATFPHPHYELISTLTVHDGHGAVRDYYRQTRVAFPDQHHEIIALRHSDDAVIVEFWLMGTHLGPLGQIPPTGNRFRVRMSAYFIFDETETLVCERVYFDTLSILKQLVGGLDMKNPKNWLLAVRCLKGVLAMSGDKPVPSLTETRPPVFTD; this comes from the coding sequence ATGATCACGGAGCAGGTCCGCAAGGCGCGCCAGAAGCTGGTGCTGAACCACTTCCACGACGAGGTGAAGCAGGACTGGGACGCCGTCCTCGCCACGTTCCCGCACCCGCACTACGAGCTGATCTCCACCCTGACGGTGCACGACGGCCACGGCGCGGTGCGCGACTACTACCGCCAGACCCGCGTCGCGTTCCCGGACCAGCACCATGAGATCATCGCGCTGCGACACAGCGACGACGCCGTCATCGTCGAGTTCTGGCTGATGGGCACACACCTGGGCCCGCTCGGGCAGATTCCCCCCACGGGCAACCGCTTCCGCGTGCGGATGTCGGCCTACTTCATCTTCGATGAGACGGAGACGCTGGTCTGCGAGCGCGTCTACTTCGACACGCTCAGCATCCTCAAGCAGCTCGTCGGCGGACTCGACATGAAGAACCCGAAGAACTGGCTCCTCGCCGTCCGCTGCCTCAAGGGCGTCCTGGCGATGTCCGGGGACAAGCCGGTGCCCTCCCTGACCGAAACCCGGCCCCCCGTCTTCACCGACTGA
- a CDS encoding fibronectin type III domain-containing protein: MDAGTRSDGGTVATDTQAPSVPQEPAASAVSESQLSVTWTPSTDDVGVTGYRIERCQGAGCLDFSPAGTVSAPPFADTGLTASTAFGYRVLATDAAGNTSGASAVARATTPASGGGGGGANATVVGATSLPFPTLHHLTVEWAFSGDANANGVATVRYRPVGTLPWREALPLRRVPAGSNEGFSWTGRHSGSVFDLQPGTTYELELTLTDPDGGTTTRTTVAATRPLPVPMANAPTKAVTPATFASIAAGAQPGDVLLLGAGTYSGFDWSRSGTQPMPIVLRGTSGVVINGAINLFNQSHVHLEGLTVNGRIRFNGSKHVVIQRCTINASSTYGGDGIVTYTRAENAYIADNVVTGLTQWAEDSLGASGNNLGEGIVVTGPGHVILHNRVTGFRDGISLLEDAEAVDQFSIDVLNNDLSGNADDGIEADFCFHNCRVVRNRLTHNFIALSSQPGLGGPTYFIRNAIYNAVHVAFKPYRGSTGDVLLHNTVVKNGDAFGVYAGRPVTGLYARNNLFLGGPGATFNGYSSGTGRVLHLPDLDVASSSLDHDGVGSTTGTLTGSLGGATFNSLQTLRTLTTEAHAVQVDLTVFSTPVAYPSAPLTLSATPDLRIRADSAAANAGQPLANVNEGFSGLAPDLGAVEAGAALPTYGPR; encoded by the coding sequence GTGGACGCAGGGACGCGCTCCGACGGAGGCACCGTCGCCACCGACACCCAGGCGCCCTCGGTGCCCCAGGAGCCGGCCGCCAGCGCCGTGTCGGAGTCCCAGCTCTCCGTCACCTGGACGCCCAGCACCGACGACGTGGGGGTGACGGGCTACCGCATCGAGCGGTGCCAGGGCGCGGGCTGCCTGGACTTCTCGCCCGCGGGCACCGTGAGCGCGCCCCCGTTCGCGGACACCGGCCTCACCGCCAGCACCGCCTTCGGCTACCGGGTGCTGGCGACCGACGCCGCGGGCAACACCAGCGGAGCCTCCGCCGTGGCTCGCGCCACCACCCCCGCCAGCGGTGGGGGCGGCGGCGGCGCCAATGCGACGGTGGTGGGCGCGACGAGCCTGCCCTTCCCCACGCTGCACCACCTGACGGTGGAGTGGGCGTTCAGCGGGGATGCCAATGCCAATGGCGTGGCGACGGTCCGCTATCGGCCCGTGGGCACCCTGCCCTGGCGTGAGGCGTTGCCGCTGCGCCGCGTCCCGGCGGGCAGCAACGAGGGCTTCAGCTGGACGGGCCGCCACTCCGGCAGCGTGTTCGACCTCCAGCCCGGGACGACCTACGAGCTGGAGCTCACCCTCACGGACCCCGACGGCGGGACGACCACGCGCACCACGGTCGCGGCCACGCGCCCGCTGCCGGTGCCCATGGCGAACGCCCCCACGAAGGCGGTGACGCCCGCCACGTTCGCCAGCATCGCGGCGGGTGCGCAGCCGGGGGACGTCCTCCTGTTGGGTGCGGGCACCTACAGCGGCTTTGACTGGTCCCGGAGCGGCACCCAGCCCATGCCCATCGTCCTGCGGGGCACGTCCGGGGTGGTGATCAACGGCGCCATCAACCTCTTCAACCAGTCCCACGTCCACCTGGAGGGGCTCACCGTCAATGGCCGCATCCGGTTCAACGGCTCCAAGCACGTCGTCATCCAGCGCTGCACCATCAACGCCAGCAGCACGTATGGCGGCGACGGCATCGTGACGTATACCCGCGCGGAGAACGCATACATCGCGGACAACGTGGTGACGGGCCTGACGCAGTGGGCGGAGGACTCGCTCGGCGCCAGCGGGAACAACCTGGGCGAAGGCATCGTCGTCACCGGCCCCGGCCACGTCATCCTGCACAACCGCGTGACGGGGTTCCGGGATGGCATCTCCCTGCTGGAGGACGCTGAAGCCGTGGATCAGTTCAGCATCGACGTCCTGAACAACGACCTGAGCGGCAACGCGGACGACGGCATCGAAGCGGACTTCTGCTTCCACAACTGCCGCGTCGTCCGCAACCGGCTGACGCACAACTTCATCGCGCTGTCCTCCCAGCCGGGCCTGGGCGGTCCCACGTACTTCATCCGCAATGCCATCTACAACGCGGTCCACGTGGCCTTCAAACCCTACCGGGGCAGCACCGGGGACGTGCTGTTGCACAACACGGTGGTGAAGAACGGCGACGCGTTCGGCGTCTACGCGGGGCGGCCGGTGACGGGGCTCTACGCTCGCAACAACCTCTTCCTGGGCGGGCCGGGCGCCACCTTCAACGGCTACAGCAGCGGTACGGGGCGGGTGTTGCACCTCCCCGACCTGGACGTCGCCAGCTCCAGCCTGGACCATGACGGGGTGGGCTCCACGACGGGCACCCTCACGGGCAGCCTGGGCGGCGCCACGTTCAACAGCCTCCAGACCCTGCGCACCCTCACGACCGAAGCCCACGCGGTGCAGGTGGACCTCACGGTGTTCTCCACCCCGGTGGCGTACCCCTCCGCGCCGCTGACGCTCTCCGCGACGCCGGACCTGCGCATCCGCGCGGACTCCGCCGCGGCGAACGCCGGCCAGCCCCTGGCGAACGTCAACGAGGGCTTCTCCGGCCTGGCGCCAGACCTGGGGGCCGTGGAGGCGGGCGCGGCGCTCCCCACCTACGGCCCCCGCTGA
- a CDS encoding methyltransferase — MAHEHSASSVHGSMTGFGADRAPHYDAQAAISLAGVQAAYELGVSALTARLDGQDAASLLFVGLGTGAELLPYTRFNVPGWRFTGVEPSEAMLAVARERLAAEGLGSRTHLHAGELRTLPSGPPFDGAQLMGVLHHVDGEEARIELLREVTRRLKPGAPLVLGCRVGMDPELTNVELRRLRAYGIPQEKLDRMRQHLAAMQPIESDAALFAMFAQAGLVAPRPLFVSLQYKVFLARFEP, encoded by the coding sequence ATGGCCCACGAACACTCCGCCTCCTCCGTCCATGGCAGCATGACGGGCTTTGGCGCCGACCGCGCGCCCCACTACGACGCCCAGGCGGCCATCAGCCTCGCCGGCGTGCAGGCCGCATACGAACTTGGCGTCAGCGCGCTGACGGCCCGGCTCGACGGCCAGGACGCGGCGTCGCTGCTCTTCGTGGGGCTGGGCACGGGCGCGGAGCTGCTGCCCTACACCCGCTTCAACGTGCCGGGCTGGCGCTTCACGGGCGTGGAGCCCTCCGAAGCGATGCTCGCCGTCGCCCGCGAGCGCCTGGCGGCCGAGGGGCTGGGTTCGCGCACGCACCTGCACGCGGGCGAGCTGCGCACCCTGCCTTCCGGCCCCCCGTTCGACGGCGCGCAGTTGATGGGGGTCCTGCACCACGTGGACGGCGAGGAGGCCCGCATCGAGCTGCTGCGCGAGGTGACCCGGCGGCTCAAGCCCGGAGCGCCCCTCGTCCTGGGGTGCCGCGTCGGCATGGACCCCGAGCTGACGAACGTGGAGCTGCGGCGGCTGCGGGCGTATGGCATCCCCCAGGAGAAGCTGGATCGGATGCGCCAGCACCTCGCGGCGATGCAGCCCATCGAGTCGGATGCCGCCCTGTTCGCGATGTTCGCCCAGGCAGGGCTGGTGGCGCCGCGTCCGCTCTTCGTCTCGCTCCAGTACAAGGTCTTCCTCGCGCGCTTCGAGCCTTGA
- a CDS encoding esterase/lipase family protein: MAIRHRVYLVPGFFGFTQMGDKETERIAYFQHVPGFLQRRFKERGINAEVHAVASSPTSGLEARARDIWREMARTASADDAQLHLVGHSTGGLDARGVVSLRMAAEAPDFVKRVRSVVTIATPHHGTPLASFFHQGGVGKTLLRYLWLFTFLTLHRKAMPLRAAVLQACYWLVLAGEQAKLPPNLFNQIARLTADLSDAEREELLRFFGPMGEDQRLIEDLTPRRVRAFNADTGDREGVRYGCIVTGAPPPNLALRVLLSPDALLYGIFSFLYGKSAPLSRELQVPERTAAQTQALQEAFGEKFEAWSDGIVPSRSQVWGKVIHVASADHLDVMGHFDQPPGYVSWLKSGSRFQEPQFHAAWERVLDFTVQG; the protein is encoded by the coding sequence ATGGCCATCAGGCACCGCGTCTATCTTGTCCCGGGCTTCTTCGGCTTCACCCAGATGGGTGACAAGGAAACGGAGCGGATCGCCTATTTCCAGCACGTCCCCGGCTTCCTCCAGCGGCGGTTCAAGGAGCGCGGCATCAACGCGGAGGTGCATGCCGTGGCCTCCTCTCCGACGTCCGGGCTGGAGGCGCGCGCACGCGACATCTGGCGGGAGATGGCCCGGACCGCGAGCGCGGACGACGCGCAGCTCCACCTCGTCGGGCACTCCACGGGCGGGCTGGATGCGCGCGGCGTCGTGTCGCTCCGCATGGCCGCGGAGGCTCCGGACTTCGTGAAGCGCGTGCGCTCCGTGGTGACGATCGCCACCCCGCATCACGGCACACCGCTGGCGAGCTTCTTCCACCAGGGCGGCGTGGGGAAGACGCTGCTGCGCTACCTGTGGCTCTTCACCTTCCTCACCCTGCACCGCAAGGCCATGCCCCTCAGGGCCGCCGTGCTCCAGGCGTGCTACTGGCTGGTGCTGGCGGGTGAGCAGGCAAAGCTCCCGCCCAACCTCTTCAATCAAATTGCCCGGCTGACCGCGGACCTCTCCGACGCCGAGCGCGAGGAGCTCCTCCGGTTCTTCGGCCCGATGGGAGAGGACCAGAGGCTCATCGAGGACCTCACGCCGCGAAGGGTGCGGGCCTTCAACGCGGACACCGGGGACCGGGAGGGCGTGCGCTACGGCTGCATCGTCACGGGCGCGCCGCCGCCCAATCTGGCCCTGCGCGTGCTGCTCTCCCCGGACGCGCTCCTCTACGGCATCTTCTCCTTCCTGTATGGAAAGAGCGCGCCCCTGTCCCGGGAGCTCCAGGTCCCCGAGCGCACGGCGGCGCAGACCCAGGCCCTCCAGGAAGCCTTCGGCGAGAAGTTCGAGGCGTGGAGCGACGGCATCGTCCCCAGCCGCTCACAGGTCTGGGGAAAGGTGATCCACGTCGCGTCCGCGGACCACCTGGACGTCATGGGCCACTTCGACCAGCCCCCGGGCTACGTCAGCTGGCTGAAGTCGGGCTCCCGCTTCCAGGAGCCACAGTTCCACGCCGCGTGGGAGCGGGTGCTCGACTTCACGGTGCAGGGCTGA
- a CDS encoding endonuclease/exonuclease/phosphatase family protein has product MLKLLSSAVLSLLLSLGLVPATSEQDAALAVTTTTVATHNVLHGQGTLKPLADIIGWQEVDSAEAHSKLEALTAYDHFRPGENRLDARNSIAISWRKNKYEKTGDGSRLTHGGEAGVTPSRFVNWVVVKNKETGAKLAFINTHYISGAWNGAHPERQERWRTHNAVVREVVADLHGRGLPVVLVGDFNRALSQDIPGMNHLRTAGVDGVPIDQIYVRVGIGTGPAERLEKFGSDHFAYTATVAY; this is encoded by the coding sequence ATGCTCAAGCTCCTGTCCTCCGCCGTCCTCAGCCTCCTGCTCTCCCTGGGGCTTGTGCCCGCCACGTCGGAGCAGGACGCCGCGCTCGCGGTCACGACGACCACGGTCGCGACCCACAACGTCCTGCACGGGCAGGGGACGCTCAAGCCGCTCGCGGACATCATCGGCTGGCAGGAGGTGGACTCCGCAGAGGCGCACTCCAAGCTCGAGGCGCTCACTGCCTATGATCACTTCCGGCCCGGCGAGAACCGGCTCGACGCCCGCAACTCCATCGCCATCTCGTGGCGCAAGAACAAGTACGAGAAGACCGGTGACGGGTCTCGCCTCACGCACGGCGGTGAGGCCGGGGTGACGCCTTCGCGCTTCGTGAACTGGGTGGTGGTGAAGAACAAGGAGACCGGCGCGAAGCTGGCCTTCATCAACACCCACTACATCTCCGGCGCCTGGAATGGGGCGCACCCCGAGCGTCAGGAGCGCTGGCGGACGCACAACGCCGTGGTGCGCGAGGTCGTCGCCGACCTTCACGGCCGGGGCCTCCCCGTCGTCCTGGTGGGCGACTTCAACCGCGCGCTGTCCCAGGACATCCCCGGGATGAACCACCTGCGCACGGCGGGGGTCGACGGCGTGCCCATCGACCAGATCTACGTCCGCGTGGGCATCGGCACCGGTCCCGCCGAGCGCCTGGAGAAGTTCGGCTCCGACCACTTCGCCTATACCGCGACGGTCGCGTACTGA
- a CDS encoding 3-hydroxyacyl-CoA dehydrogenase family protein — MESKRLMRIGVVGGGAMGCGIALELAIAGRQVVLFNTRADSSERAKARLERDSALLVETGLLPPEQREAALGRIRRTTVLAEAVVDQDLVLESVPEDLALKQDVFRQMDALAAPDTVLASNTTALSVTALARDCTRPERVLSAHYYLPAHLIPLVDVIPGEKTSPDVVETVRRFLEEVGKAPVVFAKDVPGSVGPRLLQALIGEGIRLVQEGVATPEMVDRVLTQGIGRRFGVSGVFDRLDLAGLDLVTGVMRNAGRPVPPVLAQKVERGELGLKTGQGFYTWTPDATAAFEERVARGLITQLREDRAEGRLRNPTSETPE; from the coding sequence ATGGAATCCAAGCGGCTGATGCGGATTGGCGTGGTGGGTGGCGGAGCCATGGGGTGCGGCATCGCGCTCGAGCTCGCCATCGCGGGCAGGCAGGTGGTGCTCTTCAACACGCGCGCGGACAGCAGTGAGCGCGCGAAGGCGAGGCTGGAGCGGGACTCGGCGCTGCTGGTGGAGACGGGGCTCCTGCCGCCTGAGCAGCGGGAAGCCGCGCTGGGGCGCATCCGTCGCACCACGGTGCTGGCCGAGGCCGTCGTGGACCAGGACCTGGTCCTGGAGTCGGTGCCGGAGGACCTGGCGCTCAAGCAGGACGTCTTCCGTCAAATGGACGCGCTCGCGGCGCCGGACACCGTGCTCGCCTCCAACACCACGGCGCTGAGCGTGACGGCGCTGGCCCGGGACTGCACCCGGCCGGAGCGCGTCCTCAGCGCGCACTACTACCTGCCGGCGCACCTGATCCCCCTGGTGGACGTCATCCCCGGGGAGAAGACGTCCCCCGACGTCGTGGAGACCGTGCGGCGGTTCCTGGAGGAGGTGGGCAAGGCGCCGGTGGTGTTCGCGAAGGACGTGCCGGGCTCCGTGGGGCCTCGCCTGTTGCAGGCGCTCATCGGCGAGGGCATCCGGCTGGTGCAGGAAGGCGTCGCCACGCCGGAGATGGTGGACCGCGTGCTCACCCAGGGCATCGGGCGGCGCTTCGGTGTGTCCGGCGTCTTCGACCGGCTGGACCTCGCGGGGTTGGATCTCGTCACCGGCGTCATGCGCAACGCCGGGCGGCCGGTGCCCCCGGTGCTGGCGCAGAAGGTGGAGCGCGGCGAGCTGGGCTTGAAGACGGGCCAGGGCTTCTACACCTGGACCCCGGACGCCACCGCCGCGTTCGAGGAGCGCGTCGCCCGCGGCCTCATCACCCAGCTGCGTGAGGACCGGGCCGAGGGCCGCCTCCGCAACCCCACGTCGGAGACGCCGGAATGA